DNA from Krasilnikovia cinnamomea:
GGGCCCGCCGCTCGGAACGTTCAGGGTCGCGCGGCGCGCACTGGTAGCTCAGGGCACTGAGCGCCCACGACTCCTCCCTGCGGTCGCCGATCTCCCGCGCCAGGGTCAGCGCCTGCTCGTGGGTTCTGACGCACTCCGACCAGCCCCCGTCGACGACACCGTGCGCCCAGCCCAGGAAGTTGAGCTGCACGGCCTCGTCGTGTCGGCGGCCGCTGGCCCGGGCCGCCGCCGCCGCGAGGCCGAACACCTCGATCCAGACGCTCAGCCCGGCGTGTACGTCGGAGTACCAGTGCATGGCCCCGCCGACTTCGATGACCTCGTCGTGCAGACCCAGACGGGCGGCCTCCCGCAGCGCCGGCAGCCAATGCGGCAACTCCGTCTCCAGCCAGTTCTGTGCCTGCTGCCGATCGGCGATCGGGACCGTGCGTACGTCGGCGGGCCGGGTGCGCAGCCGGCGGGCACGGTCCGGGTCGCGTTCGTAGAACGAACCGGCGAGCACGGCGGTGTGCAGCAGTGACCGGACCATGCGCCGGTGCGCCGCGACCCGGCTGCGGACGGTGTCGTCTTCGTCGAGCCGGCGGGCGGCGAACAGCCGGACCAGGTCGTGGAAGCGGTAGCGGCCGTGGCGTCCGGCGGGTTCCAGCAGGTGGGCGTCGACCAGGTCTTCCAGCTGGTCCTCGGCGGCGATCTCCGAGATGTCGGCCAGGGTGGCGGCGAGCCGGCGATCGAAGTCCCCGCCGGCGGCCAGCGCGAGCCGGCGGAACACCACCGCTTCCGGGCCGAGCTGCCGGTAGGACAGGTGCAGCGCGCTCTCCACCGCCAGATCCCCGGCCTGCAGCAGCTCCAGCCGTTGCCGTTCGTCGCTGAGGCGTTCGGCGAACTGCGCCAGCGACCAGTGGGCCCGGGTCAGCAACCGGTTGGCCACGATCCGCAGCGCCAGGGGCAGCCGGCCGCAGAGGGTGATGAGCCGGTCGGCGGCCTGCGGCTCGGCGTCGACCCGGTCGGCGCCCAGGGAGTCGCGCAGCAGGGTGCGCGCATCGTCTGGGCTGAGCAGTTCGAGGCCGACCCGGTGTGGCGTGCCCAGTCCCGGCAGGGTGTAGCGGCTGGTCAGCAGGATCAGACAGCGTGGCTCGGCGGGCAGCAGCGGCCGGACCTGGGCCTCGTCGGCGACGTTGTCGAGAACGATCAGGACCCGGCGCCCCCGCAGCAGTGACCGGTAGAGGCTTGCTCGTTCGCTCTCCTGGGCCGGCATGTCACCGGGGGCCACCCCGAGCGAATAGAGCAGCCGGGCCAGCGCCTCCGCGGCGGTCAGCACCGAGGTGTCCATGGCGCGCAGGTCGATGAACAGCTGCCCGTCGGGGAACTGGTCGGCCAGCCGGTACGCGACGTGGTTGGCCAGCGCGCTCTTCCCGATCCCGGCCGGGCCGCTGATCACCACCACGATCGGAACGGCGGCCTTGCCGTCCGCCGCGGCCCGCGCCAGCTCCTCGATCCGTACGAGCTGCGGGTCCCGGCCGGTCAGCGTGTCGGTGTCGGGCGGCAGGGCGCACAGGGACCCCACGGCTTCACCGGTGCCGTCGGCAGGTGGCGCGGTGTCCCGGGCCTGACGGTTGCGGCCCGCGGCGAGGAACTCGGCCCGGGCAAGGTCGCGCAGACGCAGGGCGTCCGCCAGCGCCTCCAGGGAACGTCGCTGG
Protein-coding regions in this window:
- a CDS encoding ATP-binding protein, whose product is MVTRFPSGQAGIEEFGQLVLRHRLACKLTQEELSEQSGLSTRAISDIERGRARRPQRRSLEALADALRLRDLARAEFLAAGRNRQARDTAPPADGTGEAVGSLCALPPDTDTLTGRDPQLVRIEELARAAADGKAAVPIVVVISGPAGIGKSALANHVAYRLADQFPDGQLFIDLRAMDTSVLTAAEALARLLYSLGVAPGDMPAQESERASLYRSLLRGRRVLIVLDNVADEAQVRPLLPAEPRCLILLTSRYTLPGLGTPHRVGLELLSPDDARTLLRDSLGADRVDAEPQAADRLITLCGRLPLALRIVANRLLTRAHWSLAQFAERLSDERQRLELLQAGDLAVESALHLSYRQLGPEAVVFRRLALAAGGDFDRRLAATLADISEIAAEDQLEDLVDAHLLEPAGRHGRYRFHDLVRLFAARRLDEDDTVRSRVAAHRRMVRSLLHTAVLAGSFYERDPDRARRLRTRPADVRTVPIADRQQAQNWLETELPHWLPALREAARLGLHDEVIEVGGAMHWYSDVHAGLSVWIEVFGLAAAAARASGRRHDEAVQLNFLGWAHGVVDGGWSECVRTHEQALTLAREIGDRREESWALSALSYQCAPRDPERSERRAREAVEISAGLEDSHNHFLIEANLAAVLCMTGKFAEAAELHGRLAAMLAEAERVEGAGGTASSLRGVVARWLAQDLEGMGRHAEAVMAVRTAVELFAVTGNRLAQALSRTLEADLLRTLGDQAGAGACLQEAVELFSAMKRFERVADVLLRAAELSVAGDDRAAAQTYVDRAREVLVRLDPEPAGRLSARISTLVQQPPFEMEHRSSMP